CCTCTTGTGTGTGACCTTCGACCGATGCCGACATGCTGGGATGCGACGGCGACTCGGTTTCCGGATCACCATAGCCTCCGTAGTCAGCTTCAAAACCCGCCCCAGCAGCGGCGGCAGCGGCTTTGGGCGGAGCGCTATCCGCTATTGAGCTCGCGCTCTTCGCGCTTTCGGTTACCGCGTCGTTGGTTTCAGCTTCTTGGGCGACCGCGCTACTCACGGGTTCCGGAGTCGCTGTCTCGTCCTCAAAATTGGGTGTAGCCACAACCTCAAACTCGGAAACTGGCGGCCGGGGCTCGGCTTGTTTCCACATCTCCGATTTCAGGATGCCGGCCTGTTCCGCCGCTTCTTGTTCCGCGGCTTCCGCATCCCAATTGCGCTCCACTTTTGCGGGCTTCGCTTTTTCGGTCTTCTTGGGCTTGGGAGCGTGGACCGGCTCGCTTGGCGGCGCGTCTTTACTAATCTTCTCAATGGCGGCGGTCAGCTCGCTGGCTTCAAAGGGCTTGATAATGAGGGCTTCAGCACGGACCTTCTTGGCGTCTTCTTTGCGGAAAGGCTCCAGCTTGCCCACCGTCAATAGCACTGGGACATGAGCGAGGTCGCGCATTTCCTTCATGCGCTGGCACACTTCCAGGCCGCTGTAGCCGGGCATGTAGATGTCGAGAATGACGAGATCAGGGCGAATCTCTGTCACCTTTTTCAAGGCGGCAGCGCCGTTGCTGACCGCGATCACCTCGTGGCCCGCTTCGCTGAGGATCTTCTTGCCCATCTGCTGGGCAGTCACACTGTCGTCGGCCAGTAGTATCTTCACCGGCTGGTAGTTTCCTTTGGAATTTGGATCGGTTGCTCTGGTGAACTTACTGTGTTGAATTCCCTAAGTCAATGAAAACACGAAACCAAAGTAACACCGAAGGACAGGCACCCGAAGCGGTACCAAAATGGATTTCAGGCCTGGGAGGACGGCCTTACTCTCCCCGGCCCGGCCATCGCATTAGAAAACCAGCAGTTTGTGCTTTTTCCTTTTCTTGCGGCTGGAAGAGACATTCTTGTCGTCTTGAGGCTGGTTCGAATTGCCAGCGGCGGACGCATTTCCTTCCGTCCCTGTGGACTGCGGCTGTGCTGCGTCGTTCACCTGGTTGGGGACGGCCGGGCTGGCGGCCGTGCCTTGGGGCGGATTCGTAACCGGTGCGGCCAGCTGAGGAGTTTCCTGGGGAGTGCTCTCTTGGGGGACATTGGGCGCCAGCTCCGGAATGGCGTTCGGATCAGCGGGGGCGGCAGCATTGGGTGCGGCATTCGGAGCTGAGGAGCCGGCTGCTGCACCAGCGCCATTTCCCGAGGCAGCGCCGGAATTCGCGTCTGGCGTGCCGCCAACCGAGGTATTCGCCTCACCATTTCCCGGGTTGTCGCCGGAGTGCGGAATGGCCTGATTTTCCGCAGGCGACGCACCGTTTCCAATCTTCTCTATAGAGACGTTGTTGTTGCCTCCCGCTTGTGCCGGCGCGAGAGTCAGAGCGCGGGTAGCTTCCTGGGCAATTTCAGTGGCGCTGGTCGGTTTCGGGTCAACCAAAGCTGGGTCTCCCACCCTGGAGGCCAGCGAGGTATCTGGGTGGCGGCTGAAGTTCCCCCATACGCGACCTACCATCCCAGTTTCGCGACGACTGGCTTCTTCCGCCTTGTTGCGAGCGATGGCGTCGGGCGTGGGTTTGGGTACTGGCCGATGGAGTGCTTCCAGCCGTTTGCCGGCAGCATCGGCTCGCTCCATAAGAGGATACCGGGTGATGATCTTGTCATAGGCCTGCGCGGCGTCATCAGAGAATTGCCGGATCAGCTTGCCTTTTACAGTTTCATTGAACTTGCCGGCGCGGATCATCTCGATCTCACCCTCGTAAGATTGACCGAGCATATACAGCGCTTCGTCAGCGCCGCTGTACAACGGATATCGGTCGCTGACTCCCTTCAAACGCGCGATAGCAGCTGCCCATGAACCTCGGAGGTAGTAGAAGCGGCCAACGCGAAACTCACGTTCCGCCAACACCTCCTGCACTTCGCGCAGCTTTTCCTTGGCAACCGGGACCAACTTACTGTCGGGATACTGAAGAATGATCTGGCGGTATTCGTCTTCGGCGCGAACCGCATGGGTGAAATCGCGATCGGGCTTCTCCATCTGCGAAAAATGGATGTTCGCAATCTTGAGCTGGGCTTCGGCGGCCTCCGGCATGTTGGGAAAGAAAGTAATGAAGTCGCGGTACTCGGCTTCAGCCTGCGCCAATGATGCCGTGCCCCCTTCTGCGTACCAGGAATCACCGACCGCGAGTTTGGCGCGCGCCACATATTCCGAATCGGGATAGGCGTTGATCAGGGTCTGCAAGGTCAGGCGGGCGACATCGAACTTGTTGTGCTTCATGGCGTCCATGGAGCGGTCGAACAGGACCTTATCAGGCTGTTTAGAGCCGACATCTGCGAGCGGATTCTGAACCTTCTTGTTGCTGCAAGCGACCGTTACGAGCAGCAGAAGCATGAGTACCGAAATATTTAGTTTGCCAACCACCATGTACCGACCTCGGGGGATCCTTAAATTGGGCTTTTCGCCCGCTCAGACCTTAATTGTATGCGGCAACTACACCTTCTGCAGGGTAGCTTCTACCGCTGTCTTCAATAGAGTTTGAACGTTATCTTTTGGACTGCCTTTTCCGAACACCGCGTTGCCAGCCACTAAGATTTCAGCACCGGCCCGCACCACGGAACCAACCGTCTCAACGCCAATCCCGCCATCCACTTCGATCCGAAAGCCAAGCCCTCGCACACTGCGTAACTCAGCCAACTTGAATATCTTGCGCACCGCCCCCGGAATGAACTTCTGGCCGCCAAAACCGGGGTTCACGGACATTACGAGCACGTAGTCCACAATGTCGAGCACTTCGCTCAGGGTGTCAACTGGAGTGGCAGGGTTGATCACCACCCCCGCCTGAGCGCCATGAGTGCGGATGAGAGTGAGCGTCCGATTGAGGTGGCGGCAGGCTTCCTGATGGACGGAGATCCAGTCTGCACCAGCATCAACGAAGTCGGGAATGTACTGGTCAGGATTCTCAATCATTAAGTGGACATCGAGTGGAACTTCGGTGACCTTACGCAACGAGGCCACCACTGGCGGACCGATGGTGATATTGGGCACAAAGTGGCCGTCCATGACGTCCACATGAAGAACCGCGCCGCCGCCTTCTATGGCAGCGTGAACCTGGTCGGCTAGATGGGCAAAGTCCGCCGAAAGAATTGATGGAGCAACCTGGATCAAGGCGTTTTCCGGGGGTGAAATCCTGGGAAATTCTAACACGCGAGAGTGGCCGGAGGGGGCTGGAGTCTGCGCGATTGAGCTCCCGGCCCGGGCCATTCACAGCTTCCTATATGCCGATGCAACCTGACGTGTAAACTGCTGGCATGCCGAGCCAGTCTGGCCCGCGGGGTAAGGGCGGCGCTGCATCTCACCCGCTCTTTCCTCCGGCCGCCGCTTCCACGCCCCAGAACTATCTGATAGCGCACATTGATGGTGGAGCGCGGGGGAATCCAGGGCCGGCGGGATATGGCGTTCTAATCGAGGACCAATCCGGAAAGCCGATTGCCGAGCTGAGCGAATATCTTGGCCACCAAACCAATAACTATGCCGAGTACTCAGGGCTTATAGCTGCGCTTGAATACGCCCTCAGCGATGGCCACAAAGCTTTGAAGGTGATCAGCGATTCCGAACTGCTGGTCCGACAGATGCGCGGAATCTACAAGGTCAAGAATCCGACATTAAAGGAACTACACGCGCGCGCTCAGGACCTGGTACGCAAGCTCGAGTGGTTCCAAATCACGCACGCATTGCGAGAACACAACCGGGAAGCCGATCGCCTGGCCAACGCAGCGATGGATGCGGGAACCGGGAAAAAACTCTGGAGAACTTCGGGATGACGAAAAAATCAATTCTGTTCTTCTATGTGTTGGTGCTGCACACCACATTCCTGCTCGCGGCGCAGACGCAGCCGCGGCTGGAGTCCTCGATTGACGCGCTTTACGCCACCAACAATTTTCAGCAGGTGGCTATTTCTCCCGACGGCACGCATGTGGCTTGGGTGCTGAACCTGCATGACAAGTCGGGGGCCCCGAGTGCGAACACCGCCGTCTATGTTGCAGACCTGCCAGTGTCATCCGCTGCTCCCCGGCGTATAACCGCAGCCACGGACGGCAAGGACTACCTGGAGCAGGATCTCACGTGGTCACCAGACAGCAGGCAATTAGCTTTCCTGTCTGACGCGAATGGTGCTGGGCAGGCTCAGCTTTACGCAGCGGCGATTTCGGGTGGTTCCGCGCATAAACTCACCAATTTGACGGGCTTTCTCGCCGATCCGCAATGGTCACGCGATGGCAAGCAGATCGCCTTCTTGTTCACAGAAAACGCGCCTCGCACTGCTGGTCCCTTGGCTGCCATGACGCCCGAGGTCGGGGTCCTGGGGAGCAAGGTTTACGAGCAGCGACTCACCACAGTTGATTTGGGATCGGGCAGCGTTCGCCAGCTCTCACCGGCAGACATGTACGTCTATGAATATGACTGGGCGCCCGATAACCAGTCCTTCGCGCTGACGGCAGCTCACGGCGAGGGAGACAACAACTGGTACATCGCGCAACTTTATACACTCGGTCTCTCGGGAGAGATGAAATCCATTTACAAGCCGCCTTTGCAGATCGCGGTACCGCGTTGGTCGCCTGACGGCAAATCGGTGGCGTTCATTGGGGGCTTGATGAGCGACGAAGGGGCAACCGGTGGCGACATCTTTTCTGTTCCTTCCACGGGTGGGGGCGAGGCCCGCAATTTGACGCCGGGAATCAAGGCATCTCCCAGTTGGCTAACGTGGCGCTCTGCGGGCGAAATCCTATTCACGGAAAATCTGGATGGATCCGCGGCGGTGGCAACGCTCGACCTGGGCAGCGGGAAGATCACCACTTTGTGGACTGCGCCGGAAGAAATCTCGACTGGCGCTTGGGGCGCGTTTGCTGTTTCTCTGGCCCGCGATGGTAAGAACTCGGCAATCATCCGACAATCTTTTTCGCGTCCTCCGGAAATTTGGGCTGGCCCGGTGGGAGGGTGGCAGCAGGTAACGCACTCCAATCAGCAGCTTCGCCCCAACTGGGGCGAGGCGCGGAACATTCATTGGACCAATGACGGTATGCAGGTGCAGGGATGGCTGCTCTATCCCGCCAATTACGATCCTAACCAGCGCTATCCCATGGTCGTGACCGTGCACGGCGGACCTGCATTTGCGACATCTCCGGGCTGGCCACAAACGTTCTTTGAAACGTCAATTCTGGCAAGCCAGGGCTATTTCGTCTTCTTCCCTAATCCGCGCGGCAGCTACGGTCAGGGGGAAGCTTTCACACGCGGCAATGTGAAGGACTTCGGATATGGCGACTTCCGCGACGTTCTCACCGGAGTCGATGCGGTGTTGAAACAGGCGCCGGTGGATCCGGAGCGCCTTGGCATCACGGGTTGGAGTTACGGTGGCTACATGACTATGTGGTCGGTCACCCAGACGAACCGCTTTCGTGCCGCTGTTTCAGGAGCCGGACTGGCGAACTGGCTGAGCTACTACGGACAAAATGATATTGACGGCTGGATGCCGGCATACTTTGGTGCCACGGTTTACGATGATCCGGCGGTCTATGCTCGCAGCGCGCCCATAACATTTATTAAGAAGGTGAAGACCCCGACGCTGATTCTGGTGGGCGAACGCGACGGAGAGTGTCCGATGCCGCAGTCGCGCGAGTTCTGGAACGCACTCAGGATGTTCGGTGTACCGACCCAGATGGTGGTCTATCCCAATGAAGGCCACTTTGTCGCCAGTCCCGAACATCAGCGCGACATCTCACGTCGCATGGTGGCGTGGTTCGATAAATACTTACAGCCCGCTACGGTCAGCGAAGGCAGCGATCATAAATAGAGGACACCGAAAAACAACCATCCGCTATGGGGCTGCACAGGTGTGATCGTGAATGATCTGCCAGCCTTGGGAAAATTTGCGGAAAACAAGTGTGAACACCCCGTGGGGCTGCTTCCCGTCAGCCATCGTAAGTTGGAATTGGCCGCGCACCAGGGCCGCCTCCGGGCCGAGCGTCTGAACGTTTAGTTCCGAAAATTCAAGTTTGCCCATTTCCCGGCCTTCGGCTTGATATACATTGCGATAGCGCTCGAGCGTGGGCTGCCAGCCGCGAGTCGCTTTCGCCCCTGCCACAAACGTAAGCTCGGAGGATCTCCAATACCCCTGCATGAACGATTCGAGGTCGTGGCGGTTCCAGGCTGCAACCTGATTTTGGAGAACTCGACGGATGGCAGCTTCTTCTCGATTACGGTTTGCAGCAGGATGGCCCGATGCGCCGAAAGCAAAGGAACACGCCAACGCGATTAGTAGACAAGTGATCCAAATAATTCTCATGCTGCGTTCTTATCACAAGAGCCGAATCGAAAGAAGTCGGACGAACGCGAGCCCGTGTCTCCGCGCAACTCGAAAAGCGCTAGTACTTCGGGACGGAGGGATCCACTTTGTCCGACCAGGCGAGAATTCCGCCGGCAAGATTTTTTACCTTGCGGAAACCGGCCTGGCGCAGAAAGTCTACGGCTTTGGCGCTGCGCACCCCGGAACGGCAGTGGGCAATGATCTCGCGGCTGGAATCCAGCTCATTCACCCGCTTGGGCAGGTCTCCTAGCGGAATCAAATATCCATTCAGGTTGCAGATCTGATATTCGTGGGGCTCGCGCACGTCGAGGACAAAGAGGTCCTCGCCCGCATCCAGGCGGGACTTTAACTCTTCAGGCTGGATCTCAGGAACATTAGTGGTCACTGGGGCTTCTTCTCCACGAATTCCACAGAATTCGTTGTAGTCAATCAGCTTGGTAACAGTCGGGTGCGCGCCGCAGGCCGGGCACTCCGGATTCTTCCGCAATTTGAGTTCGCGGAAGCGCATGCCAAGCGCGTCCACTAACAACAGACGCCCGATCAGAGGCTCACCTTTGCCGAGGATCAACTTGATCGCTTCGGTGGCCTGCATCACTCCCACGAGTCCGGGTAGAATTCCGAGCACTCCGCCTTCTGCGCACGAAGGCACCAGCCCAGGCGGAGGCGGCTCCGGATAAAGGCAGCGATAGCAAGGGCCCTCTTTGGTCGCAAAGACGCTGACCTGGCCCTCAAAGCGGAAAATCGAGCCGTAAACGTTGGGCTTGCCGGTGAGCACACACGCGTCATTCACCAGGTAACGAGTAGGAAAATTATCCGTGCCATCAACGATGATGTCGAAATCGCGAAATAGCTCAAGTGCGTTATCGCTGCTGAGCCGGGTGTCAAAACGGCGCAGCTGGACGTAAGGGTTGATAGCTTTGATCTTGTCGGCGGCGGAATCCAGCTTCTTGCGACCGACGTCAGCCGTGGTGTGAATGATTTGGCGTTGCAGGTTGGTGTAGTCCACGACATCAAAATCCACGACGCCCATGGTGCCCACGCCCGCGGCTGCCAAGTAGAGAGCTAAAGGCGATCCCAGGCCACCCGCGCCAATGCACAGCACCTTGGCCGCTTTCAGCTTCTGCTGACCTTCCATGCCGACCTCGGGCATGATCAGGTGCCGCGAATAACGAAGCACTTCCTCGTTGGAGAGGGTGGCGGGTTCGACTTTGGGTTGCGTGATGGTGGCCATAAGAATCTCGGTTGAATTAGTGACTCCATCCTCCAGCAATTGAAGGCACGATCGAGAGGGTGTCAGTCTGTTGCACTTTCGTGTTCTCCTTCTGCAAGTAGCGGATGTCCTCATCATTGAGATAAAGATTCACAAACGCACGCAGCTTGCCTTCGTCGGTATACAAATGCCGGCGCAGGTCAGGGTGCTTGGCCGTAAGGCCCGACAACGCCTCGGCGACGGTGCCGGCTTCAACCTCTATTGTGTCCTTCTTGTCCGCATATTGCCGAAGCGGAGTGGGAATGTGTATCTTCATTATGTAGCTCTCCTGTGTACAGATGACTAAGAGCGCGCCTGGGTTTCAGCCAGCTCACCTGCCTGGGCCGCGCTTACCTCGATCTGCTCGTCCACAAATTGTTTTTGGAGCTCGTCATCCCCCAGCAAAGCAAACGAATTCGTGATCTTGGCTTGGCCGTGATCTACGCCGGTAATCACATAGGAGCAGCCCAGCCAGTGCGCCTCCGCAAGATCGGTCGCCGACCAGCGCGCCGGGTGATCAGGATGAGAGTGGTAGAAGCCCACAATGTCTTCGCCGCGCTCACGACCCTGACGCTGAATACGAATTAGCTCTCGCGGATCAATATGATAGCGGTTTTGCGGCGAATCGGTACGGGTGTTACCAGCGCGGACGATAGAGGTAACAATGCGCTCGTCACCCTCGGCCCGGCCTAGCAGCACCCCACAGCACTCGTGAGGGTAGGTTTCTTCGCCGTGAGCGCGCAAAGCGTCATAGTTAGATTTGTCAATTTTCAGCATGTATTTTTCGACTGATTATTCGTCCCAGAATCTCTCGCTGAGGTACTTGTCGCCGGAATCCGGAAATATCGTGACTATGACCGCCGCCTGCTTACTGTGGGCTGCGCGGTGGGCCACCTGCATACAGCCTACCACCGCCGCACCTGACGAGATGCCAACCAGCAAGCCTTCTTCGCGCGCCATACGCCGCACCATTTCGTAGGCGGCCTCTGTAGAAATACCCATCTCCTCATCGGCGAGATTGGGATCGTAAATCCTGGGCACCATGGCGCTGGCCATGTGTTTGGCGCCCTCAATTCCGTGGAAAGCTGAGTCTGGTTGGAGAGAGATGCACTGAATCCCGGGGTTCAGCTCTTTCAAGCGGCGCGCCGTGCCGACAAAAGTCCCACTTGTGCCCAGCATGGCGACGAAGTGAGTTAGCTGGCCGTCGGTTTGTTGCCAGATCTCATTGGCGGTCCCGTCATAATGGGCTCGCCAGTTCGCATCATTGGAATACTGGTCGGCATAGAAGAAACGCCCAGGATCGGCGGCAAACAGTTCCCGTGCTTTGCGAATGGCGCCATCGGAACCCTCCCCGGCGTCGGTGTAGATGACGTTGGCTCCATAGGCATGCAGGATTCGCTTGCGCTCCAGGGAAACATTTGACGGCATGCAGAGAGTGACGCCGAATCCTTCAGCTGCGCCGATCATCGCGTACGCAATGCCGGTGTTGCCGCTGGTGGAGTCCAGAAGTTCTTTCTCTCTCGTGAACTTGCCGCTGCTGCGACCTTCAGCAACAATGCGCGCGGCAGCACGGTCCTTGACCGATCCTCCGGGATTGAACCATTCGGCTTTACCTAGAACTTCGATTCCTGGGGACCCGCTTTGCAGGTCCGCAGTAATACGCTCGATCCGGAGCAGGGGTGTATTGCCAATCCGCTGCAAAGTATTTTTTCCAAACTTCGGTGGCGCCGTTTGGAGGGTTCCTGTGGCTCTATCTCTCACAATCGCGTACCCTTGTGCGCTCCTGGTGGTGTTGCTCGTAAGCCTTCTGCGCTCGTGCTACGACTGTAGTAACGTGCTAATTGGATGATGTTAAGCATCTAATGGTCGATATAGTTTACGGATTGACTTCGCTGCCCGGCAACCGAGTCAAAAAACGCGGCGCCGAGTAGCCAGCAACCGCATCACATTAAGGGTAGGAACGAAACGGGAACCAATGGCCAAGAAGTCGGAAACGCGTAGCTATGACGAAGCAGTCAACTGGCTGCGAGAGCACCAGTTCGACATCCTGGAAGCGCCGGGCACAACGAATCGTGTATTTCTGAAGAAATACAATTGCTCGGCGGCGATCCAGAAGACAGATGATGACGGCGTGAAAGTCTTCGCCTATCCCGGCTATCAGATTGGAAATGAGATCTCCAAACTGATTAATCGCGGATATCAACAATTTCTGAAAACCACAAAAACGGAAGTGCCGGCGACCGCAGACCACCTCAAGGCACTGCATAATTTCGCCGAAGAGTTCAAAGAAGCGTTAGGAGCTCCAAGTCTGTACAACGAGTCTTTGGGCACGGTCAGTGACGCATACGTTTACGATCGAGTGGAAGAACGCGACAAATCCGAGACCGCCCGTCCCAAGCGTCCCTGGGAGCTAGTAGGCGCTAATCGCGGAAACGGCAAGGTCAGCTAACCCCCCTACGCTATTTCAGAAAATTTCAAGGCCTGCCACTTCGTCGGTGCAGGCCAGGAAAAAGGGGCACGGCTATGCGCCTTGGAACAGTTCTGGCCATACTTCTGGTAAGCGGAACCAGCCTCCTGGGCCAGGAACTAAGCTCTGAAGGTGAACCCAAACTGCAACACAAATTCTTTGACCGCACCAACATCGCACTGATTGCCGGGATGACACTCGCTGAAACCCTCGACATCACCTCCACATTTCACTTTCGCGACGCGCACCCGACGACGGCGCATGAGGCCATTCTGGGCGACTTCGTGGACAACCGGCCGGCATTTGTCGCCTACAGCTATGCCACGGTTGTACTGAACGTTGGAGCTGCCTGGATGCTTCATCGAGCCGGCCATCACCGCCTGGAGCGCGCATCCAGCATCGTGCACATTGGGCTCACCGCACCGTTAGCAATCAACAATTACGCCTGGGTCGGACATACAAGCTCCCAAGCCGCGGCGCAACCGCAATTGTCCAGTCGTCCGCGTTGAAACTAGATCGCTGTTAGTAGCTTATAAAGGAAACGGGGAGCTCCCATGCTCCCCGTTTTTAACCGCTGGCGGCGAGTTGCTACTCTTTTGTACTGTCGCCGCCACCGCTGGTTTTCATTGATTTGTCAGCTTCAGTGCTCTCCTGACCGAAGACTAACTTATATTTCTTTCCACCAAAGCGCGCTTCCAGAAGGCTGCGTGCTCCTTGCCCATCGGACTGTGTGACCGCTGATGTGTTGTCGAACTTGGAGTCAACATCGACTAACTTCGCGGGGGCGGTGGCCAGAACTCTGTTGCCCTGGGTGAATTGCACATGAACATCCGGTCCGCTTCCCTCCCATTTCAGGCGATAGGAACCCGGAGCCAGATGATTGCCACTGATTTGAACTGAGTTGCTGAGGTCGAAACTTGCGCTGTTTCCTTTAGTCCCCGCGAATGCGCTTACCGCCAGCATCAGCGCGAGCGTTAATGTCACGCCACCTTTTACTGCAGTTCTCATAACTAATCCTCTCTTCCCTGCCGGGAACTCTGATGGCGGCCACTGGATCCCAACCTGACGCCAATCCCCTGCGGCGCTGCTGCTGGTGCGCCGGCGGGGCTGGCAATGCCTGCCAGGGTGGATTAGAATGCTCGCGCGGGGTTAAACAAAAAAGGATCGCCCGCAAGGACTTTCCTCCACAGAGACTGTTTTCGCCCGGGCCGCCAAACCGTGGGTGAGACAATCTGTTTAACCCCTCAAAACTTTTTCGGTCGTTCCTTTCAACCGAGTTTCAATTTTGTATACGTTGTAACTTCTGTCGAAGTTCCGTTGCCGCTAAAGATGCTCATCAATCCTTGAGCGATTCAGTTATTCGAAATTCGACTGGCATTTCTGTGAATTCGAACTGTTGGACGTGCTCGTCTAGCGTCGGTTAGCGGAGAATCTCACCGGGTTACCTGATGAGGTTCAGCACAGTTTGTAGGTGTATTGTTGTCTTGCAACCAGATAATGACCGCTCGTCACAAAAATGGCGCGGAACATCCCTGGTTGCTAGTTTCGTTCCGGTGGAAAACAGCATCCTCAAATCTTCAGTACTATTTTTCCGAAATTCTTTCTTTCCAGCATCAACCGGAATGCCTCTGCGGCACGAGCTAGTGGCAGCACAGTCCCTATGACTGGGCGGATGTTACCTTCCGCAATCCACTTGGAGAGGCGCTCCCATGCTGACCGCATGATCTCCGGCTTCAATGCCAAACGACTGAGCCACAAACCATGCACGCTAGAACTTTTGGCGTACATTGACGCGGTGTCGAACTTGGGCTGTTGCCCAGTGGCGGTGCCGTACAAAATTACTCGGCCGAAGTCGCGTAAACATCGCAAGCCCTTGGCAGTGTGTTCGCCACCAAGCATTTCAAAGACGGCGTCCACCCCTTCACCATTGGTTAATTCTTTAATGGCCTGTTCATAATCTGTTTGCTTGTAATTGATTCCGTGCTGCAGGCCGAGTTCTTTTACCTTGGCCAATTTTTCTTCCGATGATGAAGTGCCATACATCTCCAGGTTCAGGATTTTCCCGATCTCAACCGCTGCCGTCCCTACCCCTCCAGCGGCGGCATGAATCAGGACCCGCGGACGCAGGTCTGCAGTGGCCTCATCTAAGAGGCTGGCCTTCCAGTAAGCGAGATAGGCCGTGAAGTAGTTCACCGGAAAGGCTGCGGCCTCTTCAGGGCTCCACCCCATTGGCTGCGGCCACAGGAGCTCGCGCCGGGTGGCAATGAACTCCGCGAAGGCGCCCCATTGCGCGTAGCCCATGACCCGCTCGCCACTGCCTGCGATGGTTCCTGCAAACTCCCTACCTGCAACCAGCGGGGCCGGAGGAGTACCGGGATAGCTTCGTTGCGCGGTCATGATGTCCGCAAAATTCACACCTGCTGCTTGAACCTGAACCAGCACCTCGCCGGCGCCGGGAACGGGCTGAGGAACATCTTTCACTTCGAGAACCTCGGGACCTCCAAATCGCGTAATCACAATGGCTTTCATAGTTGTCGGCACATAATCGCACTCCACACTAACTCACAAGTAGCAGAGGGGTGGAGTCCTTAAATTTTAAGAGGCGCTTTTCCGAGTGCTGTACCACGCCTCTCTGGTATATACTGCGCGGCGATAAAGGTGATAGCGACCGCATACGGTCGCGCGCGAAGCCCGTTCATACGAGTTCATACGCTTCGCCATATGATTGGGTTCCAGTCGAAGTATCAGTGGCTGGAATTTAGCTGTGCGGGACGGCTTTTGGGCCGGGCTGATTACGGTTGGATTAGGTACATCGGCAAGGTTTTAATGGAGCGCGTCCCGGGGAGGTATTCCCTTGGACCTTATTTTGGTTCGGCTTATTTTTATTCTGGTCGTGGCGGGTTCCTGTTACCTTCTTCAGCCGTTCGGATTAAGAGCTCCCATTGCTGCAGCGGTCGGCGGTCTGATCGGGTTGAGCGTCATTCTGTTCGAAGTACGCCTGCACAAAGTCAGCCTC
This DNA window, taken from Terriglobales bacterium, encodes the following:
- a CDS encoding outer membrane protein assembly factor BamD, which translates into the protein MVVGKLNISVLMLLLLVTVACSNKKVQNPLADVGSKQPDKVLFDRSMDAMKHNKFDVARLTLQTLINAYPDSEYVARAKLAVGDSWYAEGGTASLAQAEAEYRDFITFFPNMPEAAEAQLKIANIHFSQMEKPDRDFTHAVRAEDEYRQIILQYPDSKLVPVAKEKLREVQEVLAEREFRVGRFYYLRGSWAAAIARLKGVSDRYPLYSGADEALYMLGQSYEGEIEMIRAGKFNETVKGKLIRQFSDDAAQAYDKIITRYPLMERADAAGKRLEALHRPVPKPTPDAIARNKAEEASRRETGMVGRVWGNFSRHPDTSLASRVGDPALVDPKPTSATEIAQEATRALTLAPAQAGGNNNVSIEKIGNGASPAENQAIPHSGDNPGNGEANTSVGGTPDANSGAASGNGAGAAAGSSAPNAAPNAAAPADPNAIPELAPNVPQESTPQETPQLAAPVTNPPQGTAASPAVPNQVNDAAQPQSTGTEGNASAAGNSNQPQDDKNVSSSRKKRKKHKLLVF
- the rpe gene encoding ribulose-phosphate 3-epimerase; protein product: MIQVAPSILSADFAHLADQVHAAIEGGGAVLHVDVMDGHFVPNITIGPPVVASLRKVTEVPLDVHLMIENPDQYIPDFVDAGADWISVHQEACRHLNRTLTLIRTHGAQAGVVINPATPVDTLSEVLDIVDYVLVMSVNPGFGGQKFIPGAVRKIFKLAELRSVRGLGFRIEVDGGIGVETVGSVVRAGAEILVAGNAVFGKGSPKDNVQTLLKTAVEATLQKV
- a CDS encoding ribonuclease HI family protein encodes the protein MPSQSGPRGKGGAASHPLFPPAAASTPQNYLIAHIDGGARGNPGPAGYGVLIEDQSGKPIAELSEYLGHQTNNYAEYSGLIAALEYALSDGHKALKVISDSELLVRQMRGIYKVKNPTLKELHARAQDLVRKLEWFQITHALREHNREADRLANAAMDAGTGKKLWRTSG
- a CDS encoding S9 family peptidase; its protein translation is MTKKSILFFYVLVLHTTFLLAAQTQPRLESSIDALYATNNFQQVAISPDGTHVAWVLNLHDKSGAPSANTAVYVADLPVSSAAPRRITAATDGKDYLEQDLTWSPDSRQLAFLSDANGAGQAQLYAAAISGGSAHKLTNLTGFLADPQWSRDGKQIAFLFTENAPRTAGPLAAMTPEVGVLGSKVYEQRLTTVDLGSGSVRQLSPADMYVYEYDWAPDNQSFALTAAHGEGDNNWYIAQLYTLGLSGEMKSIYKPPLQIAVPRWSPDGKSVAFIGGLMSDEGATGGDIFSVPSTGGGEARNLTPGIKASPSWLTWRSAGEILFTENLDGSAAVATLDLGSGKITTLWTAPEEISTGAWGAFAVSLARDGKNSAIIRQSFSRPPEIWAGPVGGWQQVTHSNQQLRPNWGEARNIHWTNDGMQVQGWLLYPANYDPNQRYPMVVTVHGGPAFATSPGWPQTFFETSILASQGYFVFFPNPRGSYGQGEAFTRGNVKDFGYGDFRDVLTGVDAVLKQAPVDPERLGITGWSYGGYMTMWSVTQTNRFRAAVSGAGLANWLSYYGQNDIDGWMPAYFGATVYDDPAVYARSAPITFIKKVKTPTLILVGERDGECPMPQSREFWNALRMFGVPTQMVVYPNEGHFVASPEHQRDISRRMVAWFDKYLQPATVSEGSDHK
- a CDS encoding SgcJ/EcaC family oxidoreductase, whose product is MRIIWITCLLIALACSFAFGASGHPAANRNREEAAIRRVLQNQVAAWNRHDLESFMQGYWRSSELTFVAGAKATRGWQPTLERYRNVYQAEGREMGKLEFSELNVQTLGPEAALVRGQFQLTMADGKQPHGVFTLVFRKFSQGWQIIHDHTCAAP
- the moeB gene encoding molybdopterin-synthase adenylyltransferase MoeB, translated to MATITQPKVEPATLSNEEVLRYSRHLIMPEVGMEGQQKLKAAKVLCIGAGGLGSPLALYLAAAGVGTMGVVDFDVVDYTNLQRQIIHTTADVGRKKLDSAADKIKAINPYVQLRRFDTRLSSDNALELFRDFDIIVDGTDNFPTRYLVNDACVLTGKPNVYGSIFRFEGQVSVFATKEGPCYRCLYPEPPPPGLVPSCAEGGVLGILPGLVGVMQATEAIKLILGKGEPLIGRLLLVDALGMRFRELKLRKNPECPACGAHPTVTKLIDYNEFCGIRGEEAPVTTNVPEIQPEELKSRLDAGEDLFVLDVREPHEYQICNLNGYLIPLGDLPKRVNELDSSREIIAHCRSGVRSAKAVDFLRQAGFRKVKNLAGGILAWSDKVDPSVPKY
- a CDS encoding MoaD/ThiS family protein; translation: MKIHIPTPLRQYADKKDTIEVEAGTVAEALSGLTAKHPDLRRHLYTDEGKLRAFVNLYLNDEDIRYLQKENTKVQQTDTLSIVPSIAGGWSH
- a CDS encoding M67 family metallopeptidase, translated to MLKIDKSNYDALRAHGEETYPHECCGVLLGRAEGDERIVTSIVRAGNTRTDSPQNRYHIDPRELIRIQRQGRERGEDIVGFYHSHPDHPARWSATDLAEAHWLGCSYVITGVDHGQAKITNSFALLGDDELQKQFVDEQIEVSAAQAGELAETQARS